In the Diceros bicornis minor isolate mBicDic1 chromosome X, mDicBic1.mat.cur, whole genome shotgun sequence genome, ggcagccataacaaagcaccacaaactaggaggcttagaacaacagaaatttattgtcttctggaggccagaagcctgagatcaaggtgtcagcagggctgtgcctCCTCTGAAGGCACTAGGGAAgggtctgttccaggcctctctcctagcttctggtggttccttggcttgtggcagcagaactccagtcttcacatggctttctccCTGGGAGCATGTCtatctctgtgtccaaacttttccctttttataaggacaccagtcatattggattaggacccaccctcaTTTTagcttgattacctctgtaaagaccctatctccaaataaggtcccatCCTGAGGTCGGGGGGGTTAGGACTCCCAACAAATCTatttttaggggacacaattcaacccagtaGTAGCAATGATAATAGTGTAATTTGAAGCCCTGAAGTAAACTAAGCAGATTTAGGaataatatcaaacaaaatatgCAGTTCATCAAGTTTATAAAGCATTCAAAGCCTAACTCACTTTGTAAAATGCCCCTCAGAACCAAAGCAGGTTTAGCACTTTGTGGGATCTTTGGAAACCTCTGATTTAAGCCTCATAATTAATATTGAAAtacttcattcagtcattcaaaatAATATTAAGTGCCAGGCACAACTTAGCAGGTAATTttcatgacttttcttttttttacctacCTAGAATTCTACCTGACAAAAGTAAGAGGAGGAACTGGGATGGTTCTTAACCATATCTGTAACTGAACTGCTTACACTGGAAGGActcatttcattattttcatttcattcacatctattttttattgaataactataccaagtttattttaaattagcAGATAATTCAAAATGGCCTTTTGGATGACTGGGATTTGCTCCCATCCTTAATTAAAACTTCTATCATAAAAACATCAATCTCTGGTGGGAAAAACATGTTATTCTACCTTCTGGTAAGGACAACAGAAATAAGCCTTATCtctatcatattttctttttcaaaagctGTAACAAACGGCATTCTAACCAAATGTGGACATGCTTCAATGCCTACTTTCCCTCATTCGTTGCATACTTTTAAATTAGACTAATGATTATTTCCTATGTATTttgaaaaaaggtaaaatttattTCTGGAGATCAAGGAAAGAAATATACTCTATGTGTAacagaaaaactattttaaaaatactcatttGGATATACTTTCTAATATGCATCAAAGAAGTCAACAGTGTAATCAAAAGAAgggaagtaaaaaagaaacaatctgaaTGAGTAGTTTAGTGAAGAATCACAGGCAAAGACACTAAAGGGCACGATACTTTACACAAAGCCCATGGCTCAGTTCCTGGCACCCAGTGGGGATCAATAAATGCTAGCCCGTCATTAGGAAAATACAGATCATTCAGGATGGAAATGAAACTTGCCCATTCCCAGGCTTGTATGTTTCTGTTTATTAGGAAATTCTAGgtaaaatatcataaaattagAACTCAACAAAAATAGTATGGAGACTAGATACTGGTTATAAGGAGAAAAGCATATCTGTTAGAGACACGGACAATGTAAAGGGGCTGGTGCATCTTAATAGTAAGGAGAGCATACAAAGTAGTTCTAGTTCTTCACAGCAAATTAGTAAGAAATTACAAACAGAAAACTGCTTTCGCATTGAAGATAGAGGGCCATTCTCACAATTCTCTACATCCAGGGACAGACACCTTCAATGCAGGATCAAACTGGAAATGTTTAAATACCAGGCATTTGTTATTCTGTTTAGGTTCACACTGATCTCTACTCGGAAGGGAGCCTGATATTTACGATCTGGTAGCTCTAGAGCGCCAGGGAAGTCTCCGAGCTGTGGACCAGTGAGTTGGCAGCAGGATTTTAGGAACTTAGCAATCTTAGGGACAAAACCTAATCCCTGAGTTTGTGTTAGAGGAACAAGCACAGgcactggagtcagacagacctttgTCTGAATCCTAACAGGAAATTACTAGTAGTGCACCACAGAACAAGTCAATCAACCTTAaggctcactttcctcatctgtaaaatgggtttaatACCTCGAGGGACTGTTGTGTAGATTAcggaacacacacacataacgcACAGATACACCCCATCTGGTGGTGTCTAACCTTCAATAAACGACAGAGGCCCTATTAGGATAAGCTTTGTTCTAGAACTAACAAAAGTCCTATATTAAAACAACTCTGGAAACTAATATAATTGAGGTACAATATCACCATAGCTTTTCCAGGCTTAGGATTGGATCTGGAACATTACTGAAGAGTTATAAAATAACTTGAGAGATCAGGGAAGAAAACAAGGCAGAAGGCAGGGCAAGGAAAGGAAGCACGAGGAGACAGAGGCCTGCACTTACGTCGCTCTTCCCTGTGCCTCTCGGTCTCTGCAAAGTACTGGCGGAGCTCCTCGGTGATCTCCATGTTGCTCACGTCGCATTCTACGCCCCCATCTGACTCGGtctccatctcctcctctgcGGACCAAGCTTGGTCTTCTCTTGTGCTGTCATACAGATGCTGCCCAGATCTTCCAGCATGCAAATAACCGCAGCAGGAGTCCTGGGAGGCCGAATGATGGTCATAGAAGGACTGAGGAGATCCACTCTCGTTAGCATAAGAGCTTTGGGCAAGAGCTGCGGGAGGGGAGTACCACGGGGTACTGAAATAAGATTCTACGGCCTTCCTATAGGCGTTCTGGTGGCTTCGCATCCAAGCCATTGCTTGATGATAATGTTGCCAGTATCTTGCATATACTGGATGAGAAGACCAAGGCTCGGTAGCTCTCGATGATGCCGCCTACAAAATAAAGGGAGGTGTAGGCTAGATACCACACAGTTCATTCTCAAGAGAAATTCTCAAATGTCTAATCAACTAATCAACACGTATTGACTGAGTATCTACTAAACACCTACTCTACATTAGGGTGCTACTGGGCCAAAAAGGATATAGGACAGGTCCTTGCCCACAATGGATACCAAGTGTATGCACACTTGCTCTGAAGTACGTGTACACGAGGTATTCACAGGACAATTAGTTTAAGATTATGTCCCTTATAAAGTGGGGACAGAGGCTAATAATGATCATTTTTAATAAGATGCTGTTGGAGGTCATTGAGAGGACGTGACTACCAGCTGACCCGAGAACTGGACTTGGGCAATCGGAGctcctcaccccttcccctgTGCATGGAACGTACGCTCTCCCCactgttcccacagtgggagccattTTCAAGGATACAGCCTTGAaagagcaatgtgttgttgagaccatctggacggtACACATGACTGAatccagttaaggcctctatataaacttttaagatttggcAGGTGGGTGTGGAGATCTACTTGTCTTTCAGATGCCCAAGACAGGCCTCGTAAGTtctcttgcttattaaacctgccacctaccaatatGGAGCGGCCTGCCTCTTttttcagtctctccttgccctctgtgtacGGGGGCCAGTTTGCAAACGAACAGATGCAGGGAGAGATAAGGACCTGACGGCTATCATCTTGGCCCTCTCTACGCACTGTAATTAAGAGACTAGTTCCAAGTTAGAAATGGCCTGCCAAGAACCACATGGACTAATGAGCAGGATGTTCCCTGGTCCCTCCCTCTCCGCCCCCTAAACACCTGCTGGCTTGGCCCACTCCTCAGTGCCTGGGACAAAAGATGTCTAGCAGCACACCCAATGTTGCTTTTACTTTTAGTTTTCTGCTATATTTCCTTGGTCTTCTCCATCCTAGAATGAGAACACCACAACTGTAATgactaaaatttacatttttctcttatgagttaaaaaaaaaaaaaccttaccttTGCTGCCATCTCTGTGAAAGTCCAAATGGGCACCGCAACTAGGAAAGAACAACCACAGTGCAAACACCTGGTCAGTACAGGTGGGCGAGAGTCGTGGCTATTTTGCAGTTTGCAAAGCAGCTCCTCAGGCTGCTTCTTCCCAGTACTGTGCCTGGTCTTCAGGCAACATCCCACCACAGGACCCTGGCACCTGGGCTATGACCTTGTGGGTCCCATTAGGTATGATTAAGTAGCTCAAAGGACACTGCATTTTTCGAGTACTTGTTTCCCTATTGAAAGTAAAGTCTACGAAAAGAACCATAGAATTAGTTAGTAGCTAGTATATatctaaaaaataatatacagaaCACGAACTAAAAATGTACAACTATGACTTTACTTACTAATTCTTAACTCATGCCGATGCCTATTTAAATTAACCCTGGATGTCCTCAAGCCTTGAACAGAACAGAATACATCTTGCTAACTCCCTGGAAACCTTTGTTGGGTCTTGCCTCAGGTTTGGGACTTGCAGCAGTCTCTCTAAACAAGACATTTCTCCAGCCTGGGTTGTCCCCTGGGCTTTAAGCCCCCAAAGCCTTGTTTTGGTTTTGATTGCAATAAGCATCTCTCAGCCAGCGTGTGGCACCACACTCTCCCTACCTAACCACTCCTTGTCTTTGCAGTAGGAGAAACTGTTCCGTGGACACTCTCCACCAAGCGACCATGTGGACTGCCTTTGCCCAGCAGCCTTGCTCTGCCAGGATTtactccttcctccccacctaCCTGTTTGTGATTTACTGATATGGCAGGAAATATCTAAGGTAAAGTTTATCTGCAGCTGTACCTTTTACAACCAATTTAAAagagacttttaatttttttccttcccattcaGGAGTTCAGAGCCACTAAAATGCCAGCCTACAacagaatgtactttaaaaaggTTAAACAACAGTAATATCCTAAAACGCAAGAGAATTTAAGCATCTGTGAGATGAAACCACTAACAATGTGATGCTGAGCAAAGAGCTACCAGGGTTTCAAAACTTTGGAAATCAGATACTGAAAGAGTTCTATTTTTCCTACTTCACTCAATTATAGGGTAGAATTAAAAAATCTCCAAGCCTTAAGAAATAAACTTGACTTATTTTGTAACCTCTATCAGATGTTTTGCTATGGTTAATGTGGAAAACTGAGATGTTAAATTGACCATATCTTTTAAGATTTAGCCTAAAGAGAATCATTCACTTTCTTTTTAAGAATAATAAGCTTTCAAATAGGGTATTTCCAAGAGGGTTGCCATGATCTTCCGTAAATTTATCTTATACATAGTCCACACTTCCTGTTCTCTGTTCTCAATT is a window encoding:
- the GEMIN8 gene encoding gem-associated protein 8 encodes the protein MAAKAASSRATEPWSSHPVYARYWQHYHQAMAWMRSHQNAYRKAVESYFSTPWYSPPAALAQSSYANESGSPQSFYDHHSASQDSCCGYLHAGRSGQHLYDSTREDQAWSAEEEMETESDGGVECDVSNMEITEELRQYFAETERHREERRRQQQLEAARLADYVNADHDLCYNPRRSGEPPAERPGERRQAEMQRLYGDSAAKIQAMEAAVQLSFDKHCDRKQPKYWPVIPLKF